In the Ruminococcus sp. OA3 genome, one interval contains:
- a CDS encoding aminotransferase class III-fold pyridoxal phosphate-dependent enzyme: MKMEYLDAFNYDAVHERAKYVLEHTKRLKPEAEKECLEWFDTHCATSKRTIEEAKSAIPGGVQHNLANNYPFALNCVKGEGAYLYDIDGNKYIDFIGAGGPSILGNNDPDVHDAVIETLNTTGYLTGLYHEYEYKLAQKVKEFFPSVDKFRMMGSGSEACMAAIRAARAFSGKKNIVKLKGCYHGISDQLIYDIRYCDSKTSFAAGIPDECFGNISAVMVNDLNALEDCFKENEKNGGTACFIMEAMGQDSGVLPTTREYHKGVRELCDKYDVILIYDEVVTAFRLALGGAQEYFDTRADITVFGKVIAGGFASAGGFGGREDIMSVLTAGVAHIAGNKIVVGGTLTANPISCCAGYVTLCKLQKEDIPNRLNQAGLEFTRRLTDLANKYDIPAIISSTGSVLQIDLTGMKHVATFPEYSKEEQAAKRQFASARMTDFAMALAANGILTAGGNKTFLNYCSLDILDDAFEIYEKVFSMYA, translated from the coding sequence ATGAAGATGGAATATTTAGATGCGTTTAATTACGATGCTGTACATGAGAGAGCAAAATACGTACTGGAACATACAAAGAGGTTGAAACCGGAGGCGGAAAAAGAGTGTCTGGAGTGGTTCGACACCCACTGTGCAACGTCCAAAAGAACGATCGAGGAAGCAAAAAGCGCGATTCCGGGAGGCGTACAGCACAATCTTGCCAACAACTATCCGTTTGCACTGAACTGCGTGAAAGGTGAAGGGGCTTACCTCTATGACATCGACGGTAACAAATATATCGACTTTATCGGTGCCGGAGGTCCTTCCATTCTTGGGAATAATGATCCGGATGTTCACGATGCCGTGATCGAGACACTCAACACAACGGGTTATCTGACAGGCCTGTACCATGAATATGAATATAAACTGGCACAGAAAGTAAAAGAATTTTTCCCATCCGTCGATAAATTCCGTATGATGGGCTCCGGATCTGAGGCATGTATGGCGGCAATCCGCGCGGCGCGTGCATTTTCCGGAAAGAAGAATATCGTAAAGCTGAAAGGTTGTTACCATGGTATTTCCGATCAGCTGATCTATGATATCCGCTACTGTGATTCCAAGACGTCATTTGCTGCAGGGATACCGGATGAATGTTTCGGCAATATATCAGCTGTTATGGTGAATGACCTGAACGCGCTGGAAGATTGCTTCAAAGAAAATGAGAAGAACGGCGGAACGGCATGCTTTATCATGGAAGCCATGGGTCAGGATTCCGGCGTTCTCCCGACAACCCGCGAATACCACAAAGGCGTCAGAGAATTGTGTGACAAATACGATGTGATCCTGATCTACGATGAGGTCGTAACGGCATTCCGCCTGGCACTGGGCGGTGCTCAGGAGTATTTTGATACCCGTGCGGATATCACAGTGTTTGGTAAAGTCATCGCCGGAGGGTTTGCATCTGCCGGAGGATTCGGCGGGCGTGAGGACATTATGAGCGTGCTGACAGCGGGCGTGGCACATATTGCGGGGAATAAGATTGTTGTCGGTGGTACACTGACAGCCAACCCGATCTCCTGCTGTGCAGGTTACGTGACACTTTGCAAGCTGCAGAAAGAAGACATTCCGAACAGACTGAATCAGGCAGGTCTTGAATTTACAAGAAGACTGACAGATCTGGCAAATAAATACGATATTCCGGCGATTATCTCCAGTACAGGATCTGTGCTTCAGATCGACCTGACTGGCATGAAACACGTTGCCACCTTCCCGGAATATTCCAAAGAAGAACAGGCAGCAAAACGGCAGTTTGCGTCCGCGAGAATGACAGATTTTGCGATGGCGCTGGCAGCAAACGGTATCCTGACGGCAGGAGGAAACAAAACATTCCTGAACTACTGTTCTCTGGATATTCTGGATGACGCATTTGAGATCTACGAAAAAGTTTTCTCAATGTATGCGTGA